A portion of the Granulosicoccus antarcticus IMCC3135 genome contains these proteins:
- a CDS encoding DUF1801 domain-containing protein translates to MAAKTSDNKTQPTDLLPMDFIAGVEHSQRRSDAEVLLDWFHDVTGFPAVMWGGNIVGYGRYHYVYDSGRSGDSLITGFSPRKANLSIYIMPGYLELDEYLQRLGKYKIGKSCLYINKLSDIYMTVLAEIVSFGVSNIQKNYQNWQQ, encoded by the coding sequence ATGGCAGCTAAAACCAGTGATAACAAGACTCAACCGACAGACCTTCTTCCGATGGATTTTATCGCCGGTGTTGAACATTCGCAGCGTCGTTCTGATGCTGAAGTATTGCTGGACTGGTTTCATGACGTAACGGGTTTTCCAGCTGTCATGTGGGGCGGTAACATTGTCGGCTATGGTCGGTATCACTATGTCTACGATAGTGGTCGCAGCGGTGATAGCCTGATTACCGGTTTTTCTCCGCGTAAAGCCAATCTGTCGATCTACATCATGCCGGGGTATCTGGAGCTGGATGAGTATCTGCAGCGGCTCGGAAAATACAAGATCGGCAAGAGTTGTCTGTATATCAACAAATTGTCAGATATCTATATGACAGTATTGGCGGAAATCGTATCCTTTGGCGTTAGCAACATACAGAAAAACTATCAAAACTGGCAGCAATGA
- a CDS encoding GlxA family transcriptional regulator gives MTSTGEHRIAIVAFDGISPFHLAVPCTVFGDDLARLDVPRYDLVVCAEKLGTIPTQSVFSIEVCHDLSVLDTADTVIIPTWCDSDIRPSDALLDALRGAHARGARMVGLCLGAFVLAEAGLLDGRTASTHWVWADEFARKYPRVSLDVDVLYVDEGDILTSAGTAAAIDCCIHLVRCDHGAEVANRLARRLVTAPHRSGGQAQYIEQPLPKPIDNDRIARAIVWASENISTSISLDTMAEHAAMSRRNFSRQFRKATGTTVSHWLLAQRLTLAQRLLETSDQTIDNIACDSGFTSTVSLRQHFSNTFSISPSAYRKQFKNQEPTGC, from the coding sequence ATGACATCCACCGGTGAACACCGTATCGCCATCGTCGCATTTGATGGCATCAGCCCCTTTCATCTAGCCGTTCCCTGCACCGTTTTTGGTGACGATCTGGCGCGACTTGATGTACCACGCTACGACCTTGTCGTATGTGCTGAGAAGCTGGGAACCATCCCCACACAGTCGGTGTTTTCGATTGAAGTTTGTCATGATCTATCCGTGCTGGACACGGCTGACACCGTGATCATACCGACCTGGTGTGATTCAGACATACGTCCATCAGATGCGCTGCTTGATGCTTTACGCGGTGCCCATGCCAGAGGTGCTCGCATGGTGGGCCTATGCCTTGGCGCGTTCGTTCTGGCAGAGGCTGGTTTGCTTGATGGCCGCACTGCCTCCACGCATTGGGTGTGGGCGGATGAATTTGCCCGTAAATACCCCAGGGTCAGTCTCGACGTTGACGTGCTCTATGTTGATGAAGGCGATATCCTGACCTCAGCCGGCACCGCTGCGGCTATTGACTGCTGCATTCATCTGGTTCGATGTGATCACGGCGCCGAGGTGGCAAACCGTCTTGCTCGTCGTTTGGTGACAGCCCCGCACCGAAGCGGTGGGCAAGCTCAGTATATCGAGCAACCGCTTCCCAAGCCCATTGATAACGATCGAATTGCACGCGCTATTGTCTGGGCATCAGAGAACATTTCCACTTCGATCAGCCTGGATACGATGGCAGAGCATGCAGCCATGAGCCGTCGTAACTTCTCCCGACAATTCCGCAAGGCAACCGGCACGACGGTATCCCACTGGCTGCTGGCACAACGGCTGACACTGGCTCAGCGCCTGCTGGAGACCAGCGATCAGACTATCGACAACATCGCCTGCGATTCAGGGTTCACATCGACCGTCAGTCTCAGGCAGCATTTTTCCAATACGTTCTCGATTTCACCCAGTGCCTATAGAAAGCAGTTCAAAAACCAGGAGCCAACCGGTTGTTAG
- a CDS encoding amino acid ABC transporter permease: MAGTPATEYVSPKPPLLGRFFSSTPVSILIYLVVMGVIVYSAYNGSKAMGYNWQWYRIPKYLWTMTDDGFQWGEIAIGLVKTLQLSLLAFVLAIGLGLLVAVLRLSDLLVGTAVAFVFLEIVRNTPLLVLLYLFYYVLGPIFDLDRFEASILCLGVYHAALVSEIFRAGIQAVPKGQWEGASSIGMSKVQSYRYIVLPQSVRFMLPPMTGEMVNMVKSSAIVSVIAVAELTTVGRNLISDTYMSFEIWFTIAAVYLVVTLIMSVGVSLVERRYSIQ, encoded by the coding sequence ATGGCTGGCACTCCTGCAACAGAGTATGTAAGCCCCAAGCCGCCTCTGTTGGGTCGATTTTTTTCATCAACGCCCGTCTCGATACTGATCTATCTGGTTGTGATGGGAGTCATTGTGTATTCGGCCTACAACGGCTCGAAGGCGATGGGTTACAACTGGCAGTGGTATCGTATTCCCAAGTACCTCTGGACCATGACTGATGATGGTTTTCAGTGGGGAGAAATTGCAATTGGTCTGGTCAAGACACTGCAGTTATCACTGCTGGCTTTTGTGTTGGCCATTGGTCTGGGATTGCTGGTCGCCGTTCTGCGACTGTCGGACTTGTTGGTAGGAACTGCGGTGGCCTTTGTTTTTTTGGAAATTGTTCGTAATACGCCATTATTGGTCCTGCTGTATCTATTCTATTATGTGTTGGGACCCATCTTTGATCTGGATCGCTTCGAAGCCAGCATTCTATGTCTGGGTGTCTATCACGCAGCACTTGTCTCGGAGATATTCCGCGCAGGTATTCAGGCGGTTCCCAAAGGCCAATGGGAAGGGGCGTCGTCCATTGGCATGAGCAAGGTCCAATCGTATCGGTATATCGTACTACCTCAGTCGGTACGATTCATGTTGCCACCCATGACGGGTGAAATGGTCAACATGGTCAAGAGCTCTGCCATTGTCAGTGTCATTGCTGTTGCCGAGCTGACCACTGTTGGTCGCAATTTAATATCCGATACGTACATGAGTTTTGAAATATGGTTCACCATCGCCGCGGTTTATCTGGTGGTGACTTTGATAATGTCCGTTGGTGTATCGTTAGTCGAACGCCGCTATTCTATCCAGTAG
- a CDS encoding peroxidase-related enzyme (This protein belongs to a clade of uncharacterized proteins related to peroxidases such as the alkylhydroperoxidase AhpD.) codes for MSAWIEMISDKDADEELLDTLKLARTPHGTVDNVMRVHSLRPSTMRGHVALYRAALHDTGNTLPTWLQETLSSYVSILNHCPYSLANHWANARHLINDDARADAIEKALHADTPDTVFEGAQLQLMHYARKLTLHPGDMNKQDVEHLQQAGVSDGEILEANQIIGYFNYVNRLLNGLGVTTDGDTVGYYS; via the coding sequence ATGAGTGCATGGATTGAAATGATCAGCGATAAAGATGCTGATGAAGAATTACTGGACACCCTGAAACTGGCGCGCACCCCGCATGGCACTGTTGATAACGTCATGCGAGTACATTCGCTACGACCGTCCACCATGCGCGGCCATGTAGCACTCTACCGGGCAGCCTTGCACGACACTGGAAATACACTGCCAACCTGGCTTCAGGAGACATTGTCATCCTACGTCTCCATTCTCAACCACTGCCCCTATTCTCTAGCCAATCACTGGGCCAATGCCCGGCACCTGATTAACGATGATGCGCGTGCGGATGCGATTGAAAAAGCCCTGCATGCAGACACGCCTGACACCGTCTTCGAAGGCGCTCAACTACAACTCATGCACTACGCACGAAAACTGACCTTGCACCCCGGAGACATGAACAAACAGGATGTCGAACACTTGCAACAGGCAGGTGTCAGTGACGGGGAGATACTGGAAGCCAATCAGATCATCGGCTACTTCAACTACGTTAATCGATTATTGAACGGACTGGGTGTTACCACCGATGGTGACACCGTTGGATACTACTCATGA
- a CDS encoding cysteine hydrolase family protein has product MTHPTIRALLGAASAKSIDRNSTALLVIDFQNEYFTGKLPIPNGKTALANAKRLIDMADGLGIPVFHIQHVTPAGAPIFAEDGQTVAFHPDIQPATNHVVVRKSSISVFPTTDIDAQLKAKGIKTLIVSGLMTHACVAGASRDAVPLGYDVIVADDACATRDLTVENGQTVPHAALHQASLASLSDTFADVQSTAAILALS; this is encoded by the coding sequence ATGACTCATCCAACCATCAGAGCTTTATTGGGTGCTGCCAGTGCCAAGAGTATCGATCGCAACAGCACGGCATTGCTCGTAATCGATTTTCAGAACGAGTATTTTACTGGCAAGCTACCTATTCCCAATGGCAAGACGGCGCTTGCTAATGCAAAACGGTTGATCGATATGGCTGATGGTTTGGGCATACCCGTGTTTCATATACAGCATGTAACCCCGGCGGGCGCGCCGATCTTTGCAGAGGATGGGCAGACGGTGGCTTTTCATCCCGATATTCAACCCGCTACCAATCATGTGGTTGTACGTAAATCTTCAATCAGTGTATTTCCCACGACGGATATCGACGCGCAGCTGAAGGCAAAAGGCATAAAGACACTAATTGTCAGCGGTTTGATGACTCACGCCTGTGTTGCTGGTGCAAGCCGTGATGCGGTGCCTCTGGGCTATGATGTCATTGTTGCTGATGATGCCTGTGCAACTCGGGACCTGACAGTCGAAAATGGTCAGACAGTCCCACACGCTGCTTTGCATCAGGCTTCGCTAGCCTCATTGAGCGATACATTCGCAGATGTTCAGTCCACGGCTGCCATTCTGGCGCTGTCGTAA
- a CDS encoding universal stress protein, with product MFEKIVVGVDGSPESEHALRLACDLAQKYSSELHLVHTPQPQTVAFAMGAVAGYHAAMAMPSSEEVEVACEKIVSSAKAIAEECNQKITQTHTEPGDPADHIIACAEGCGADLIITGRRGLGSVSSLLQGSTSQRVNHLAKCACLSVVK from the coding sequence ATGTTCGAGAAAATCGTTGTAGGCGTCGACGGCTCACCAGAGTCAGAACACGCTTTGCGCCTGGCATGTGACCTTGCTCAGAAGTACAGTTCCGAACTACATCTTGTACATACACCGCAACCACAAACAGTTGCATTTGCAATGGGAGCGGTAGCGGGTTACCACGCAGCCATGGCGATGCCCTCTTCAGAGGAAGTCGAGGTAGCTTGCGAAAAAATAGTGAGTTCAGCCAAAGCCATTGCAGAAGAGTGCAATCAGAAAATCACTCAAACACATACAGAACCTGGTGATCCCGCTGATCATATAATCGCCTGTGCAGAAGGCTGTGGCGCGGATCTGATCATAACTGGCCGCCGTGGGTTAGGCAGTGTCAGCTCCCTTCTTCAGGGCAGCACCTCTCAACGGGTCAACCACTTGGCAAAATGTGCTTGCCTTTCGGTTGTCAAATAG
- a CDS encoding helix-turn-helix domain-containing protein has translation MSDDNQSQIRQSSLPASEDVDSAIGSALRSLREAQSLTARQLAEQSGISAAMISRIENAQVSPSIATMTALTNALDIPLVSLFRETSSERADFTHVRQGEGIVSTRLVGDHIHHYVNLALHRRRDMNFEAHLITVTQQSAAPPSYVEHGVIFMHVLKGSARYNYGKQQMVLEAGDSLSIDAELSHGINELLTDEFVFLSVQAECRR, from the coding sequence GTGAGCGACGACAATCAATCGCAAATCAGGCAGTCCAGCTTGCCTGCCAGTGAAGATGTGGACTCGGCTATCGGTTCCGCCTTGCGCAGCCTGCGTGAAGCTCAATCGCTGACGGCTCGTCAGCTGGCAGAGCAATCGGGTATCTCGGCGGCCATGATCAGCCGTATAGAAAATGCACAGGTGTCCCCTTCCATCGCGACCATGACCGCATTGACCAATGCACTGGATATACCGCTGGTCAGCCTGTTTCGCGAAACATCATCCGAGCGGGCAGACTTTACCCATGTCCGGCAAGGCGAAGGCATTGTGTCTACCCGACTGGTGGGAGACCATATACATCACTACGTCAATCTTGCTTTGCATCGACGACGTGACATGAATTTTGAAGCTCATCTGATCACGGTCACTCAACAGTCAGCTGCACCGCCTAGCTATGTCGAGCATGGTGTCATCTTCATGCATGTACTTAAAGGCTCTGCCCGCTATAACTACGGCAAACAACAGATGGTGCTCGAAGCAGGTGACAGCCTGAGTATCGATGCAGAACTATCCCACGGTATAAATGAATTACTGACTGATGAATTCGTCTTCCTGTCAGTGCAAGCGGAGTGTCGACGATGA
- a CDS encoding isopenicillin N synthase family dioxygenase, translated as MSNNSSSNAIKLAQEPIPVIDISPLRRGEDPSAVAHALHAASQGLGFIYVKGHGIEPSSIEAARAAAYQFFRAPDEQKAMVNVSAQHRGWLRPGGAKMQDNAAVDLKESFIWGYQDANGHTESDHALRGPNQWPDSVPQLQSAAMDYFNQAHQVAYQLMRGFALGLNLPEDFFLRSCERPISRGSFVYYPPQDVTQSEPQFGVGPHTDFGVLTVLCQDNVGGLQVQNVNGDWIEATPIKDTLIVNVGDLLSRWTDGAYKSTPHRVTNTSGRERLSLVLAFDPDPDTLIDAREIYGKGHQPAEEAITCGDYLLWRFAKAFSYRNATQ; from the coding sequence ATGAGCAACAACTCATCAAGCAACGCCATAAAACTCGCTCAGGAACCAATACCGGTCATCGATATCTCCCCATTGCGTCGCGGTGAGGATCCGAGTGCTGTTGCGCACGCCCTGCATGCCGCCAGCCAGGGTTTAGGCTTCATCTACGTCAAAGGTCATGGTATCGAACCATCCAGTATTGAAGCCGCTCGAGCTGCGGCCTATCAGTTCTTCCGAGCACCCGATGAGCAGAAGGCGATGGTCAACGTCTCGGCTCAGCATCGTGGCTGGTTGCGGCCGGGCGGCGCAAAAATGCAGGACAATGCCGCCGTTGATTTGAAGGAAAGTTTCATCTGGGGCTATCAGGATGCTAACGGCCATACAGAATCAGATCATGCTTTGCGCGGCCCCAATCAATGGCCCGATTCGGTACCGCAACTACAGAGCGCGGCGATGGACTATTTCAATCAGGCACATCAAGTTGCCTACCAGCTGATGCGCGGATTCGCTTTGGGTTTGAACCTGCCGGAGGACTTCTTCCTGCGTAGTTGCGAACGCCCTATCAGTCGAGGCTCATTTGTCTATTACCCACCACAGGACGTGACTCAGTCGGAGCCGCAGTTTGGCGTCGGACCTCATACTGATTTTGGCGTGTTGACGGTACTCTGCCAGGACAATGTGGGCGGCTTGCAAGTACAGAACGTGAATGGCGACTGGATTGAGGCAACACCCATCAAGGACACACTGATCGTCAACGTCGGCGATCTACTGTCCCGCTGGACCGATGGCGCTTACAAATCAACCCCCCATCGTGTCACCAATACATCCGGCCGTGAGCGACTCTCACTGGTGCTGGCTTTTGATCCGGACCCGGACACACTCATAGATGCAAGAGAGATATACGGTAAAGGCCACCAGCCTGCCGAAGAAGCCATCACCTGTGGAGACTATCTGCTCTGGCGATTTGCCAAAGCCTTCTCCTATCGCAACGCAACCCAGTGA
- a CDS encoding NAD-dependent deacylase — protein sequence MTPSIFILTGAGISAESGIATFRDEDGLWAKHRVEDVATPEAFERNPALVQNFYNQRRAGLVSVVPNVAHEALARLQRLHKGAVTLVTQNIDDLHERAGAEVIHMHGELIKARCTDCGAVQPWPHDITTESVCMNCKSKNTLRPHIVWFGEMPLFMEEIEQALMEADIFAAIGTSGEVYPAAGFGEIANTCGAHTLELNLKPTRSNMFKQSLEGPASKTVPDWVESILNPAD from the coding sequence ATGACACCTTCCATCTTCATTCTCACCGGTGCCGGTATTTCTGCAGAATCCGGTATAGCCACGTTTCGTGATGAAGACGGGCTGTGGGCGAAGCATCGCGTCGAGGATGTGGCAACACCTGAAGCCTTTGAACGCAATCCGGCTCTGGTGCAAAATTTCTATAATCAGCGACGCGCAGGCCTTGTCTCAGTGGTGCCCAATGTGGCTCACGAGGCTCTGGCACGTCTGCAGCGCTTGCACAAGGGGGCAGTAACCTTGGTTACGCAGAACATCGATGATCTGCACGAACGCGCGGGGGCAGAGGTCATCCATATGCACGGTGAGCTGATCAAGGCACGTTGTACTGATTGTGGCGCTGTGCAGCCCTGGCCGCATGACATCACCACCGAGTCTGTCTGCATGAACTGCAAGAGCAAAAACACCCTCAGACCTCATATAGTCTGGTTCGGTGAGATGCCCTTGTTCATGGAAGAAATAGAGCAGGCATTGATGGAAGCCGATATCTTTGCCGCCATTGGCACCTCGGGTGAGGTGTACCCAGCAGCGGGGTTTGGTGAGATTGCCAATACCTGTGGCGCCCACACACTTGAACTGAATTTGAAGCCTACCCGTTCGAATATGTTCAAGCAAAGCCTGGAAGGCCCAGCCAGCAAGACGGTGCCTGACTGGGTCGAATCGATTCTGAATCCAGCGGATTGA
- a CDS encoding phosphotransferase enzyme family protein has product MFGASVAELHHLSDGFETEHVRSRLEVEYLLDESVNIIKPFLRNKKDDLTFLEETADELRRAVNSIAIKSLDVGFCHGDCHGCNVHESEGLLTHFDFDCCGFGFRVFELATFKWGIFGDDNQSELWSSFLDGYRSEREIGDEDFSLIDTFVVIRHIWWMALIMGNARDFGHRATSDEFIDHQLGRIGKLMKRHSVL; this is encoded by the coding sequence CTGTTCGGGGCGTCCGTTGCTGAGCTGCATCATCTTTCCGATGGGTTTGAGACTGAGCATGTACGTTCCAGACTTGAAGTCGAATATCTTCTGGATGAATCAGTGAACATCATCAAGCCTTTTCTACGCAACAAAAAGGACGATCTGACGTTTCTTGAGGAAACGGCGGACGAGCTTCGACGGGCGGTGAACAGCATTGCGATAAAGAGTCTTGATGTCGGCTTCTGCCATGGTGACTGTCACGGCTGCAACGTACATGAAAGCGAAGGCCTGCTGACGCATTTTGATTTTGACTGTTGTGGTTTTGGCTTTCGCGTGTTTGAACTGGCGACTTTCAAATGGGGTATTTTCGGAGATGATAATCAAAGTGAGCTCTGGTCATCATTTCTGGACGGGTATCGTTCTGAGCGCGAAATTGGCGACGAAGATTTTTCTTTGATTGATACCTTTGTGGTCATTCGTCATATCTGGTGGATGGCCCTGATCATGGGCAATGCCAGGGATTTTGGACATCGTGCGACAAGCGATGAGTTCATTGATCATCAGCTTGGAAGAATTGGCAAGCTGATGAAGCGACATTCAGTTTTGTAG